GAACCTCTTCTCGCGGGTCTTCCTCGAGGAGTAGGGCCAGGGACAGGGTATAAGCCGATCGAGCGGCACTGTCGAGATATGACACACGAGATCGAGAAGACCGACCTGCGGACCCGCCCGACGATCGAGGAGATCGACGGCCACGAGACGTGGTCGCACACCGGCCCACACGTGATCAACACCGGCGTCGTCGACGGCGACGTCTCCTTCGACCTCGATCCCGAGGACCGCGAGGACGGAAACGAGGACTAATCGAGCTCCCACCCGGCCTTTTCGGCGGCCGTTTCGATGGGAACGAACTCCCAACCCGCCTCCTCTGCGATCCACTCCTCTCCTTTGCAGCCCAGCAGGGCCATTCGCTCGGCGAAGAACATCGACATCTCGGTGATCTCCGCGAGTCGTTCACTTGGCCCAGTACCGGTGCCGTTGAAGAAGTCCGCGTCGATCCCCTTGGAGCGCTGGAAGGTGGTAATGACGTGGGCGTCGACCTCGCCGACGATGCCGATCCAGTCGGCAAAGGTCGCGCCCGCGAGGACGGACGCCGGGTCCGCGAGGCGTTTCGCCGCCTCGTAGGTGACCGCCATCGTCATCTCGTCGGCCCCGCCACCGTGGGGGCCCGAGGCGTCCTCGGGGACCCCGCCCTCGCGGTCGC
Above is a window of Halalkalicoccus subterraneus DNA encoding:
- a CDS encoding DUF7124 domain-containing protein — encoded protein: PDEEPQPNRGDWFWRGEGDPDEEGVATESDSAASGSVSESGSDSGPPTGSAREAVSEPDPADASTPHVPHENRDKPVGLPEEQGGAGGTSAREAAAERDREGGVPEDASGPHGGGADEMTMAVTYEAAKRLADPASVLAGATFADWIGIVGEVDAHVITTFQRSKGIDADFFNGTGTGPSERLAEITEMSMFFAERMALLGCKGEEWIAEEAGWEFVPIETAAEKAGWELD